One part of the Girardinichthys multiradiatus isolate DD_20200921_A chromosome 10, DD_fGirMul_XY1, whole genome shotgun sequence genome encodes these proteins:
- the LOC124874624 gene encoding XK-related protein 8-like, which yields MESRTFSRYSWIDFAFSVVGVCTFLLDWGSDLWLAKEFYCRGDLLWFGVLVGLLVLSSIVVQMFSWFWFQYDKELPAFSGEATGAGSMFCGNRVKLFCLLHVLQLGFLCRHISVIRHGFRVWWRKEEGSDYAIYLTHDLSMLRLIETFCESAPQLILMIYVMLRTNKARTVQFVSVAASTTSITWMVMEYHRSLRSFLPDKAKQHWGSSLMYFLWNLLLIGPRVAALALFSSVLPDFIALHFLLLWLVFVLWVWQQRTNFMDSAGGEWLYRATVGLIWYFSWFNVAEGRTLGRSIIYHSFITVDVVVLLATWWGYRDRVQTKAYGLALLIALPLTYLLGLLFKALYYCCFHPKLLRHLEREPRLQEDLAGSDVAFRDFSTQDGTPASQLCNQRMACHAANFYTNR from the exons ATGGAGAGCAGAACCTTCTCCAGGTACTCCTGGATAGATTTCGCGTTCTCGGTGGTGGGAGTTTGCACCTTCCTGTTGGACTGGGGTTCCGACCTGTGGCTGGCCAAAGAGTTTTACTGTAGGGGGGACCTTTTGTGGTTCGGAGTATTGGTCGGCCTCTTGGTCCTGTCCTCTATCGTGGTCCAGATGTTCAGCTGGTTCTGGTTCCAGTACGACAAGGAGCTGCCGGCGTTCAGTGGGGAGGCTACCGGGGCTGGCAGTATGTTCTGTGGGAACCGAGTAAAGCTGTTCTGCCTGTTGCATGTTCTCCAACTGGGCTTCCTCTGCAG ACACATCTCTGTGATACGCCACGGCTTCAGGGTGTGGTGGAGGAAGGAGGAGGGCTCAGACTATGCCATCTACCTCACACATGATCTGAGCATGCTACGTCTGATTGAGACGTTCTGTGAGAGCGCTCCTCAGCTCATCCTGATGATCTACGTCATGCTCCGCACCAACAAGGCCAGGACAGTCCAGT tTGTCAGCGTTGCTGCTTCCACCACATCCATCACCTGGATGGTGATGGAGTACCACCGCTCCCTGCGCTCCTTCCTCCCAGATAAAGCCAAGCAGCACTGGGGTTCTTCCCTGATGTACTTCCTGTGGAACCTGCTGCTGATTGGCCCCCGCGTAGCGGCCCTTGCCCTTTTCTCCTCCGTCCTGCCTGACTTCATCGCTCTTCACTTCCTGCTGCTGTGGCTGGTGTTCGTACTGTGGGTGTGGCAGCAGAGGACCAACTTTATGGACAGCGCTGGGGGGGAGTGGCTGTACCGCGCCACTGTGGGTCTCATCTGGTACTTCAGCTGGTTTAATGTGGCTGAGGGCCGGACTCTCGGCCGCAGCATTATCTACCACTCCTTCATCACTGTCGATGTAGTTGTCCTTCTCGCCACCTGGTGGGGTTATAGAGACCGGGTGCAGACCAAGGCGTATGGCCTCGCTCTACTCATTGCCCTTCCTCTCACCTACCTGCTGGGTCTCCTTTTTAAAGCCCTCTACTACTGCTGCTTCCACCCCAAACTGCTCAGGCACCTGGAAAGGGAGCCCAGGCTGCAGGAAGATCTGGCTGGCTCTGATGTGGCCTTCAGAGACTTTTCTACACAGGATGGAACGCCAGCCTCCCAGCTGTGCAACCAGCGCATGGCCTGCCACGCTGCTAATTTTTACACCAACAGGTGA